From one Salmo salar chromosome ssa09, Ssal_v3.1, whole genome shotgun sequence genomic stretch:
- the LOC123744780 gene encoding proline-rich extensin-like protein EPR1: MEGVIVPSPPYSPPYNPPYSPPYSPPYNPPYSSPYNPPYSPPYNPPYSSPYNPPYSPPYNPPYSPPYSPPYSPPYSHPSSPPYNPPYNPPYSPPYSPPYSPPYNPPYNPPYSPPYNPPYNPPYSPPYSPPYSPPYSPPYSPPYSPPYSPPYSPPYNPPYSPPYSPPYSHPYSPPYNPPYNPPYSPPYSPPYSHPYSPPYSPPYSHPSSPPYNPPYSPPYSPPYSHPYSHPYSPPYNPPYSPPYSHPSSPPYNPPLQPSLHPPYSPPYNPPYSPPYNPPYNPPYSPPYSPPYSPPYNPPYSPPYSPPYNPPYNPPYSPPYSPPYSPPYSPPYNPPYSPPYSPPYSPPYSPPYSPPYSPPYSPPYNPPSSPPYSPPYNPPYSPPYNPPYNPPYSPPYSPPYSPPYSPPYSPPYSPPYNPPYSPPYNPPYNPPYSPPYSPPYSPPYSPPYSPPYSPPYSPPYSPPYNPPYSPPYSPPYNPPYSPPLQPSLQPSLQPSLQPSLQPSLQPSL; this comes from the exons ATGGAGGGGGTCATTGTCCCCAGTCCTCCCTACAGCCCTCCATACAACCCTCCCTACAGCCCTCCATACAGCCCTCCCTACAACCCTCCTTATAGCTCTCCATACAACCCTCCCTACAGCCCTCCATACAACCCTCCCTATAGCTCTCCATACAACCCTCCCTACAGCCCTCCCTACAACCCTCCCTACAGCCCTCCCTACAGCCCTCCCTACAGCCCTCCCTACAGCCATCCCTCCAGCCCTCCCTACAACCCTCCCTACAACCCTCCCTATAGCCCTCCCTACAGCCCTCCCTACAGCCCTCCCTACAACCCTCCCTACAACCCTCCCTATAGCCCTCCCTACAACCCTCCCTACAACCCTCCCTACAGCCCTCCCTACAGCCCTCCCTATAGCCCTCCCTACAGCCCTCCCTACAGCCCTCCCTATAGCCCTCCCTACAGCCCTCCCTATAGCCCTCCCTACAACCCTCCCTACAGCCCTCCCTACAGCCCTCCCTACAGCCATCCCTACAGCCCTCCCTACAACCCTCCCTACAACCCTCCCTACAGCCCTCCCTACAGCCCTCCCTACAGCCATCCCTACAGCCCTCCCTACAGCCCTCCCTACAGCCATCCCTCCAGCCCTCCCTACAACCCTCCCTACAGCCCTCCCTACAGCCCTCCCTACAGCCATCCCTACAGCCATCCCTACAGCCCTCCCTACAACCCTCCCTACAGCCCTCCCTACAGCCATCCCTCCAGCCCTCCCTACAACCCTCCCCTACAGCCATCCCTCCA CCCTCCCTATAGCCCTCCCTACAACCCTCCCTATAGCCCTCCCTACAACCCTCCCTACAACCCTCCCTATAGCCCTCCCTACAGCCCTCCCTATAGCCCTCCCTACAACCCTCCCTATAGCCCTCCCTACAGCCCTCCCTACAACCCTCCCTACAACCCTCCCTACAGCCCTCCCTACAGCCCTCCCTATAGCCCTCCCTATAGCCCTCCCTACAACCCTCCCTATAGCCCTCCCTACAGCCCTCCCTACAGCCCTCCCTATAGCCCTCCCTATAGCCCTCCCTACAGCCCTCCCTATAGCCCTCCCTACAAccctccctccagccctcccTACAGCCCTCCCTACAACCCTCCCTATAGCCCTCCCTACAACCCTCCCTACAACCCTCCCTACAGCCCTCCCTACAGCCCTCCCTACAGCCCTCCCTATAGCCCTCCCTACAGCCCTCCCTACAGCCCTCCCTACAACCCTCCCTATAGCCCTCCCTACAACCCTCCCTACAACCCTCCCTACAGCCCTCCCTACAGCCCTCCCTATAGCCCTCCCTACAGCCCTCCCTACAGCCCTCCCTATAGCCCTCCCTACAGCCCTCCCTATAGCCCTCCCTACAACCCTCCCTACAGCCCTCCCTACAGCCCTCCCTACAACCCTCCCTACAGCCCTCCCCTACAGCCCTCCCTACAACCCTCCCTACAGCCCTCCCTACAGCCCTCCCTACAGCCCTCCCTACAGCCCTCCCTATAG